Proteins encoded in a region of the Bicyclus anynana chromosome 27, ilBicAnyn1.1, whole genome shotgun sequence genome:
- the LOC112048801 gene encoding uncharacterized protein LOC112048801, with protein sequence MTIASASVGFAYGHVSGLIRALQKNEDGITLNEGQISVIATSMTFCVVIGIYLLALCGDRIGRRWSLILLSTPMLLSWMLVYLATGFTTLMLSRIFAGTSAGGLIVVNMIGAAEYTCPNTRAFYQSIISMVASSLGIGIGHVLGVLYHWRTLAVFGMVVSTIHICLPYFCVESPQWLASKGRFKECEIAFRKLHGMQQKAEDELRLLINMEDKKLKVASELKMNNGCKKMLDALKKKYFWGLLLTYSFVYIYYAAAGKVIFTNLATVMLEEMTGTSDILLFTLIVDGFILIGTCASCVLIKKMSVRVLLFSSGYISNGVLLVLSVSMYFKNDEKYYQWINVILLALYFIIVHAGPYPVMDVLLGELFPLDIKLYCYLLCSPMLLATVCVSIMIMPMIVSAIGYHGLFLLNSVVVFICLGYFWVKMPETKGKTLQEIEVYFKTNEFNVDKVVVGEQIKSLV encoded by the exons ATGACGATAGCGTCGGCATCAGTTGGTTTTGCATATGGCCATGTATCCGGACTGATCCGGGCTCTGCAGAAGAATGAAGACGGGATCACACTCAACGAAGGTCAAATATCTGTTATAG CCACCAGTATGACATTCTGCGTGGTCATCGGCATATACCTCCTCGCTCTCTGCGGTGACAGAATCGGTAGGAGATGGAGTCTCATTCTCCTTTCAACACCAATGCTCTTGAGTTGGATGCTTGTGTATCTCGCTACTGGCTTCACAACTTTGATGTTATCGAGGATTTTTGCTGGTACTTCAGCTGGTGGTTTAATTGTAGTCAATATGATCGGCGCAGCGGAGTATACTTGTCCTAATACAAGAGCTTTTTACCAGAGTATTATATCTATGGTTGCTTCATCTTTGGGTATAGGTATTGGGCATGTTTTAGGAGTATTGTACCATTGGAGAACGTTAGCTGTATTTGGAATGGTTGTTTCTACTATCCATATATGTCTGCCGTATTTCTGTGTTGAATCACCCCAATGGTTGGCCTCTAAAGGAAGGTTTAAGGAATGTGAGATAGCTTTTAGGAAACTACATGGGATGCAGCAAAAAGCTGAAGACGAATTgaggttattaataaatatggaGGATAAAAAATTGAAAGTTGCCAGtgaattgaaaatgaataatgGTTGTAAGAAAATGTTGGATGCGTTGAAGAAGAAGTATTTTTGGGGATTATTATTGACGTAttcttttgtatatatttattatgcagCTGCTGGTAAGGTTATATTTACGAATTTAGCGACAGTTATGCTGGAAGAAATGACTGGCACGTCGGACATTTTGTTGTTTACTTTAATTGTTGATGGATTTATATTGATAGGCACTTGTGCGTcttgtgttttaattaagaaaatgtctgtccgtgttttgcTATTTTCATCAGGTTACATATCCAATGGAGTGTTATTAGTTTTGAGTGTTTCTATGTATTTTAAGAATGACGAAAAGTATTACCAATGGATTAATGTTATATTACTGGCTTTGTACTTTATAATAGTGCATGCTGGTCCGTATCCAGTTATGGATGTTTTGCTGGGAGAACTTTTCCCATTGgatattaaattgtattgttatttattatgtagtccCATGTTGTTAGCCACAGTTTGTGTGAGTATTATGATTATGCCAATGATTGTAAGTGCAATAGGATACCATGGCCTGTTTCTATTAAACTCTGTAGTAGTTTTCATATGTTTAGGATATTTCTGGGTCAAAATGCCAGAGACAAAAGGTAAGACGTTGCAAGAAATAGAAGTATATTTTAAGACGAATGAGTTTAATGTAGACAAAGTTGTTGTGGGTGAACAAATAAAGTCTTTGGTGTGA